Part of the Pseudobacteriovorax antillogorgiicola genome, GTCCATCCAACGGCTTCCCTAGGTTCTTCGATCCCGTTGCCTGTGAAGCAAACCCTGATAACGCAAACGACTGTAAAGCTCAGCAGCACGAAACCGTTCAAGGCGGTAACCGCGATCTTAAAGAAGAAACCTTCGTTTCCTTCAACATCGGTTTGATCTACCAGCCCACCGCCGATTTCAACTTGAGCCTCGACTATAACGACATCGTCTTGGAAGATGTCATCAGTCGGGACACCGACTCCGCGCTTTCAGGTATTCTCGACGCTGTTGAGCGTGGCATCGATGTAGAGCAATACGGAGTTAAAATTGAGCGCGACGGCAACAGCCGCATTGTTCTCATGACCGCACCAAACTTGAACTTAGCCCGCCGTGAAGTAAAAACAGTCACTCTCCAAGCTGGCTACCGCCTCAACCTTGGAATCGGTCGCCTTAAATTCGACACCATGCACTCTCACATTCTTAGCTATAAAGAAGAACCATTTCCAGGCCTTGGTGTTGAAGAGCTTCGTGGCCTAGACGATCGTCCTATCTACCGGAACAACACGACGTTCACTTACCAATCTATCGATCGAAACCACGGTGTTCAGCTTCTTGCGCGAACCATTGGTGACTACAAGGGCGTTGAAGTTCAGGGCGAACGAGCGAAGATGCCTGCTCATGTGGAGTGGGATGTGAACTACACTTGGACAACCCCCATCGACAGCACGGTTGAGCTGGGAGCAATCAACGTCCTCCAAAAGCGCTATCCCATCGATCCTGAAGCAGGTGGCGTTGATATAGACATCTACAACATCACAGGAACGAGCTACTACTTAGGATACAGCCAAAGAATCTAATCTTATAGGGAGCCGACCTGGCTCCCACACTTCCTTATTGACACACCTCAATTGGTTGCAGGACAAACCCTATCCACTTCGCTAGCATGTAAAATCTAGCTAGGGATTCTAGCTGATGGTATTCTTAGAATGGCTCAGCTAGACTTCTTACTAGCAGATTAGGAATTTTCGATTAAGGAGATGCGATATGGGTAACTTTAAATTGAAACAGTCAGACGATCTAGCAGGTTCAGACCAACGTGAACCCGTAGCCGGAGTTCTCGCACAGTCTCTAGCTGATACGTACACTCTTTATTTGAAAACGCAGAATTTCCACTGGAATGTCGAAGGCCCTCGCTTTGTGGGAATCCACACTTTGACAGAGGAGCACTATCAGAACCTAGCACTTGCAGTTGACACTCTGGCAGAGAGGATTCGTGCCCTCGGTTTCTACGCTCCGGGCTCTTACAAAGAGTACGCCCAGATGAGCAGTATCGAAGAAGTCGAAGGCGGTGCTCTGGACTCCGAAAAGATGCTCAAGACTTTAGTTGACGATCACATGTCACTGGTATCAAAAATTAAAGAGTCTATCGAAGTTGCGGAAAAGCATGGCGACTCAACGACAGCTGATATGCTGAGCGAACGCCGAGATTTCCACGAGCAAGCAGCTTGGATGCTTCGTAGCCTTGGTAAGTAATTTCGAGCCTCCCCAGCGGAGGCTTTCCTAACAATACTGTACCGCGCACTAACAATGCTCATGCACTAGCGTTTAATTCATTTTGCTCGCTCAAAAGTTGATAATAGAGATAGGCAGTATCTTCGTTATCGCGAACCTTCAAGCTCATATTGGCTAAACACAGTTCCTGGTATGGGCCCTGATCTGCTAGGTGATCGTAGACCTCTTTTTGAAGAATAACCATATTTCCAGCGAGTCCTAGCTTTTCTAGTATGACTTTTCTCATTTGCTCATATCTCGTAGCTAGCACGATACCTCTACCGTAGAGATCGTACTCTATCGGCTTAGATTTAGGATAAAACGCCTCGACCTCACCCTCAGCGATTCCAACGCTACAATAGATGGGGTGAAGAGGATCATAACGCTCTACTATTTCGTTAAACGCAGAGATAAAGTCATTCGAAAGTTCGATAGCAGCTTGATGTATGTTTTCATGTGGGCTCTTGAAAGGAAAACCTACGGAGCAAATAAAGCCGTCTCCCATTTCCTTTATTCGAAAAGCATTGCACATCAGATGCTCACCGGAGTAATTTGCATTCATAATGGCACCACATTCAGTGAAAACATCGCGAAAAAATTCTTTTTTGTTGATTCCTTCGATTTTTGAACTGCCAGCGATATCAAAACAAATCACACAAGCTCGATCGATACCTACAGGCATACTATTTTCCAACTCTCCACCACTTTCGATCAAACTAAGCTGATGAGGATAAAACACTTTCGCGAGTTGATCATAGCTATGCTGCATCTTGCGATTAAATCTAAGCCTTTCATTAACTGTTTGATTGATCTTATTGCCCATTGCCATCAGCATAAAAATATTTTCAGCGGCCATTCCGTAGAACAAGATGTGGTTCGACTCGAAAACGTTATAAACCATCCAGCTAAAGATCTGTAGAACGACACTA contains:
- a CDS encoding Dps family protein, whose protein sequence is MGNFKLKQSDDLAGSDQREPVAGVLAQSLADTYTLYLKTQNFHWNVEGPRFVGIHTLTEEHYQNLALAVDTLAERIRALGFYAPGSYKEYAQMSSIEEVEGGALDSEKMLKTLVDDHMSLVSKIKESIEVAEKHGDSTTADMLSERRDFHEQAAWMLRSLGK
- a CDS encoding 7TM diverse intracellular signaling domain-containing protein, translating into MGGVFVSLYVLKFLDLECKSQPMNKVIKLFALGFATCFGIYFFNKSLSMVATSFISILIAFVAPAYALIRYFQTKEKHVLIFIIAYGTFLLSVVLQIFSWMVYNVFESNHILFYGMAAENIFMLMAMGNKINQTVNERLRFNRKMQHSYDQLAKVFYPHQLSLIESGGELENSMPVGIDRACVICFDIAGSSKIEGINKKEFFRDVFTECGAIMNANYSGEHLMCNAFRIKEMGDGFICSVGFPFKSPHENIHQAAIELSNDFISAFNEIVERYDPLHPIYCSVGIAEGEVEAFYPKSKPIEYDLYGRGIVLATRYEQMRKVILEKLGLAGNMVILQKEVYDHLADQGPYQELCLANMSLKVRDNEDTAYLYYQLLSEQNELNASA